The following are from one region of the Hymenobacter radiodurans genome:
- a CDS encoding hemolysin family protein, with amino-acid sequence MYSEGYSRIPVYEGSIDNIVGILYVKDLLQLIRRNESVELAKIMRPAYFVPETKKINRLLRQFQRKHMHIAIVSDEFGGVSGIVTIEDIIEELVGEIQDEYDNEVPVVEKVSADEYRVNTSTAISDANEYLPYPLPEGDDYETVGGLLNMIYGNIPEVNDVAVVDNYEFRVLKRSRRAVELVQLRVITTAEREAEADEALNL; translated from the coding sequence GTGTACAGCGAGGGCTATTCGCGCATTCCGGTGTACGAGGGCTCCATCGATAATATCGTGGGTATTCTTTACGTGAAGGACTTGCTTCAGCTGATTCGGCGGAATGAGTCGGTGGAGCTGGCCAAAATCATGCGGCCGGCTTATTTCGTGCCGGAAACCAAGAAAATTAACCGCTTACTACGCCAGTTTCAGCGCAAGCACATGCACATCGCCATCGTCTCCGACGAGTTTGGTGGCGTGTCAGGTATCGTCACCATCGAGGATATTATCGAAGAGTTGGTAGGCGAAATTCAGGACGAGTACGATAACGAAGTGCCCGTGGTAGAGAAAGTATCGGCCGATGAGTACCGGGTGAATACCTCCACCGCCATTTCGGATGCCAACGAGTACTTGCCCTATCCCCTGCCCGAAGGTGACGACTACGAAACCGTGGGCGGTTTGCTCAATATGATTTATGGCAACATCCCGGAAGTAAACGACGTGGCCGTTGTCGACAACTACGAATTCCGGGTGTTGAAGCGCTCCCGCCGCGCCGTGGAGCTAGTGCAGCTTCGGGTAATTACCACCGCCGAGCGTGAGGCAGAGGCCGACGAAGCACTGAACTTGTAA
- a CDS encoding OmpA family protein, which produces MKSSNSILSLFLAFTLFLGSCATSQQGTATGPDTSANGTGPRKTGTSRTVKGGAIGAGAGAVTGAVLGRVIGGKSGTAAGAIIGAAVGGTGGALIGRRMDKQAEELQRDMQNAKVERVGEGIKITFDSGILFDTNAATLRQASMTEIDKMAATLQKYPDTNILVEGHTDASGSDAINQPLSERRAQAVANYTTSKGVDASRIQTKGYGSSQPIADNTTEAGKQANRRVEIAIYANEKMKKAAEEGRL; this is translated from the coding sequence ATGAAATCCTCCAACTCAATTCTTTCTCTTTTTCTGGCCTTCACCCTGTTCCTAGGCTCTTGCGCTACGTCGCAGCAGGGCACGGCTACCGGCCCAGATACGTCGGCTAACGGCACAGGCCCCCGCAAGACTGGTACTAGTCGTACGGTGAAGGGTGGTGCCATTGGTGCTGGTGCTGGTGCCGTAACAGGTGCTGTGCTAGGGCGTGTAATTGGTGGTAAGTCGGGTACGGCAGCGGGCGCTATTATTGGTGCAGCCGTGGGCGGTACGGGCGGTGCTCTTATCGGCCGTCGTATGGACAAGCAAGCCGAGGAACTGCAGCGCGATATGCAGAACGCCAAAGTTGAGCGCGTAGGCGAAGGCATCAAAATTACGTTCGACTCCGGTATCCTCTTCGATACCAACGCTGCAACGCTGCGTCAGGCTTCGATGACTGAAATCGACAAAATGGCTGCTACCCTACAGAAGTATCCCGACACCAACATCTTGGTGGAAGGCCACACGGATGCTAGCGGTTCAGACGCTATCAACCAGCCGCTCTCCGAGCGCCGTGCGCAGGCAGTAGCTAATTACACTACTTCTAAAGGTGTAGATGCTTCGCGCATCCAGACCAAGGGCTACGGCTCGTCGCAGCCAATTGCTGATAACACCACCGAAGCCGGCAAGCAGGCTAACCGTAGGGTAGAAATTGCTATCTACGCCAACGAAAAGATGAAGAAAGCCGCTGAAGAAGGCCGCCTATAA
- a CDS encoding class I fructose-bisphosphate aldolase: protein MASYSDHSADTQALLQHECKTIDKGLLHQPGPDFLDRCFVPSNRTPQVLRSLGQLYNHGRLSGTGYMSILPVDQGIEHTAGASFGPNPMYFDPENIIKLAVEGGCNAVATTFGTFGTVARKYAHKIPFLVKINHNELLTYPNKFDQIMFGSVEEAWNLGATAVGATIYFGSEESNRQIIEVSQAFERAHELGMATVLWCYTRNNAFKTADKDYHVATDLTAQANHLGVTIQADIIKQKLPENNGGFRDLKFGKTHKAMYESLSSDNPIDVTRYQVANCYMGRIGLINSGGESLGAGDLEQAVKTAIVNKRAGGQGLISGRKAFQRPFAEGVQLLNAIQDVYLDGDVTIA, encoded by the coding sequence ATGGCCTCTTATTCTGATCACAGCGCCGACACGCAGGCGTTGCTTCAGCACGAGTGCAAGACGATTGATAAAGGCTTGCTGCACCAGCCCGGCCCCGATTTTCTGGACCGTTGCTTTGTGCCTTCCAATCGGACGCCGCAGGTGCTTCGCTCGCTGGGGCAGCTGTATAATCATGGGCGGTTGAGCGGAACGGGCTACATGTCGATTTTGCCCGTCGATCAGGGAATTGAGCATACCGCAGGCGCCTCTTTTGGCCCGAACCCGATGTATTTCGACCCCGAAAATATCATCAAGCTGGCCGTGGAAGGCGGCTGTAATGCGGTGGCTACCACCTTTGGTACCTTCGGAACGGTGGCCCGGAAATACGCCCACAAGATTCCGTTTTTAGTAAAAATAAACCACAACGAGCTCCTAACGTACCCCAATAAGTTCGACCAGATTATGTTCGGGTCGGTGGAAGAAGCCTGGAACCTAGGTGCTACGGCCGTGGGAGCAACGATTTACTTTGGCTCGGAAGAGTCGAACCGACAGATTATTGAGGTAAGCCAAGCGTTTGAGCGGGCGCATGAGCTAGGCATGGCCACGGTGCTGTGGTGCTATACCCGCAACAACGCCTTCAAAACCGCTGACAAAGATTACCACGTCGCTACTGATCTGACGGCGCAGGCTAACCACTTGGGCGTCACGATTCAAGCGGATATTATCAAGCAGAAGCTGCCCGAAAACAACGGCGGTTTCCGCGACCTAAAATTTGGCAAAACCCACAAGGCCATGTACGAGAGCTTGTCGTCGGATAACCCGATTGATGTGACTCGCTACCAAGTGGCCAACTGCTACATGGGCCGTATTGGTCTGATCAACTCTGGCGGTGAAAGTCTCGGCGCCGGCGACTTAGAGCAAGCTGTTAAAACGGCTATTGTGAATAAGCGCGCTGGTGGGCAAGGACTTATTTCGGGTCGTAAAGCTTTCCAGCGCCCGTTCGCCGAAGGTGTACAATTGCTCAACGCCATCCAGGACGTGTACCTAGACGGCGATGTGACAATTGCTTAG
- a CDS encoding radical SAM protein has translation MRLVRHPVLCNYYVTYRCNARCSFCDIWEKPSPYIQLEDVAQNLRDLQRLGVNVVDFTGGEPLLHRQIHEFVGLAHDMGFITTLTTNCLLYPKYAERLRGKVDMLHFSLDSSEKEVHDKGRGVACFDFVLESIRVAKELGERPDILFTVFRENLAQLEAVYRDITQPNGLVLIINPAFEYNSVATGEQLTTAELDYLSAFGRRKGVYLNEAFIQLRKDGGNHVAKPVCRAASTTLVISPSNELVLPCYHLGEKKFPINGQLYELYQSGEVQQLAALEGRLPACEGCTINCYMQPSFAVETSKYFWQALPSTLRYNLAKGTWKRMLAR, from the coding sequence ATGCGCCTCGTTCGACATCCGGTACTCTGTAATTATTACGTCACCTACCGGTGTAATGCACGCTGCTCATTCTGCGATATCTGGGAAAAACCATCGCCCTATATTCAGCTAGAGGATGTCGCCCAAAACCTGCGCGATCTACAGCGTTTAGGCGTAAACGTGGTGGATTTCACGGGGGGCGAGCCGCTATTGCACCGCCAGATTCATGAGTTTGTGGGCCTCGCTCACGACATGGGCTTTATCACCACGCTTACTACCAATTGCCTGCTCTATCCAAAATACGCGGAGCGGCTGCGGGGCAAGGTGGATATGCTCCATTTCTCGCTCGACTCGTCGGAGAAGGAAGTGCATGATAAAGGCCGCGGTGTCGCCTGCTTTGATTTTGTGCTGGAAAGTATTCGGGTAGCCAAAGAACTAGGGGAGCGCCCGGATATCCTCTTCACTGTATTTCGAGAAAATCTAGCTCAGCTAGAGGCTGTGTACCGCGACATCACCCAGCCCAATGGCTTGGTGCTTATTATCAATCCCGCCTTCGAGTATAACAGCGTAGCTACGGGTGAACAGCTAACTACCGCCGAGCTGGACTATCTGTCGGCTTTCGGGCGGCGCAAAGGTGTTTATCTCAACGAAGCGTTTATTCAGCTGCGCAAAGATGGCGGCAACCACGTAGCCAAACCGGTATGCCGCGCCGCCAGCACGACGTTGGTTATTTCGCCTAGCAACGAGCTGGTACTACCTTGCTATCACCTTGGGGAGAAGAAATTCCCGATTAATGGGCAGCTCTATGAGTTGTATCAATCGGGGGAAGTGCAGCAGCTAGCGGCGCTGGAAGGCCGCTTGCCCGCTTGCGAAGGCTGTACCATCAACTGCTACATGCAGCCCAGCTTCGCGGTGGAGACTAGTAAGTATTTCTGGCAGGCCCTGCCTAGCACGCTCAGATACAATTTAGCGAAAGGCACTTGGAAGCGTATGCTCGCTCGCTAA
- a CDS encoding gamma carbonic anhydrase family protein has translation MPALILPVNGIAPQLGANCFVAENATIVGDVVLGNDCTVWFNAVLRGDVNSIRIGDKTNIQDGAVIHCTYQKAATTIGARVSIGHRAIVHGCTVEDDVLIGMGSIVMDHAVVGTGCIVAAGAVVLENTQCEPGYLYAGIPARKIKLVSEEQRAMIARTTDNYVLYASWFQQ, from the coding sequence ATGCCCGCTCTGATTTTGCCCGTTAATGGAATTGCCCCCCAGCTTGGCGCCAACTGTTTTGTAGCCGAGAATGCCACAATTGTCGGGGATGTGGTGCTGGGAAATGATTGTACCGTGTGGTTCAATGCTGTGCTGCGAGGCGACGTGAATAGCATCCGTATTGGCGACAAGACGAATATTCAGGATGGCGCCGTCATCCATTGCACCTATCAGAAGGCGGCTACCACAATTGGGGCGCGGGTGAGCATCGGCCACCGGGCCATTGTGCACGGTTGCACTGTGGAAGACGATGTGCTCATTGGCATGGGGTCCATCGTAATGGACCATGCGGTAGTGGGCACGGGCTGTATTGTGGCGGCGGGCGCAGTGGTGCTGGAAAATACGCAGTGCGAGCCTGGCTATCTGTATGCTGGAATTCCGGCCCGTAAAATCAAGCTCGTAAGTGAGGAGCAACGCGCCATGATTGCCCGCACCACCGATAACTATGTGCTGTACGCTAGCTGGTTTCAGCAATAG
- the accD gene encoding acetyl-CoA carboxylase, carboxyltransferase subunit beta → MSWFKRVEKGIVTPTEHKKETPDGLWYKCPECKTVSPMVEHKRRQYTCAKCNHHARIDSAEYFEVLFDNNQFTELDAELSSADPLHFVDTKGYPQRIVATQQQTGLRDAVRTAHGQLNGLDLVVACMDFKFIGGSMGSVVGEKIARAIDYARQHRIPFLMISKSGGARMMEAGYSLMQMAKTSAKLAMLSEAGIPYVSLLTDPTTGGVTASYAMLGDFNISEPGALIGFAGPRVIKETIGKDLPKDFQSAEFVLEHGFLDFIVDRKNLKAQLTDLLTMLRPAPEVLIEALPLQHSLRTAGTA, encoded by the coding sequence ATGTCCTGGTTTAAGCGCGTAGAGAAAGGCATCGTCACCCCGACGGAGCATAAGAAGGAGACCCCGGACGGCTTGTGGTACAAGTGTCCGGAGTGCAAAACCGTGTCGCCCATGGTGGAGCACAAGCGCCGGCAGTATACCTGCGCCAAGTGCAACCACCACGCCCGCATCGATTCGGCCGAGTATTTCGAGGTTCTGTTCGATAATAATCAGTTCACCGAACTTGACGCCGAGCTGTCCTCCGCCGATCCACTACACTTTGTGGATACCAAAGGCTATCCGCAGCGTATTGTAGCCACTCAGCAGCAAACCGGCCTGCGCGATGCTGTGCGCACAGCACACGGCCAGCTCAATGGCCTCGATTTGGTGGTGGCTTGCATGGACTTTAAATTTATTGGCGGCTCAATGGGCTCAGTGGTAGGGGAGAAGATTGCCCGCGCCATCGACTACGCCCGCCAACACCGCATCCCTTTCCTGATGATTTCAAAATCGGGCGGAGCACGAATGATGGAGGCTGGCTATTCGCTGATGCAGATGGCCAAAACCTCGGCCAAACTCGCTATGCTTTCCGAAGCCGGCATACCCTACGTTTCTCTGCTCACTGATCCAACTACGGGTGGCGTTACGGCTTCCTACGCTATGCTCGGCGACTTCAATATTTCGGAGCCCGGCGCGCTGATTGGCTTTGCCGGTCCGCGGGTTATCAAGGAAACCATTGGTAAAGATTTACCGAAGGACTTTCAGAGCGCTGAGTTCGTGCTGGAGCACGGCTTCCTCGACTTCATCGTAGACCGCAAGAACCTCAAAGCGCAGCTTACCGATCTGCTTACCATGCTGCGTCCCGCGCCTGAGGTACTGATAGAAGCGCTGCCTTTACAACATAGCCTCCGAACAGCTGGCACTGCCTGA
- a CDS encoding OmpA family protein, producing MKTSRSYIAFILALLLLGGNFAQAQDTTTKKPMSKTAKGGLIGAGAGAVAGGVLGRVLGGKNSTAGGAIIGAAVGGAGGALIGRRMDKQAAELKREMAGAKVERVGEGIKITFDSGILFAKNSSNLTSTAQTNIAELAATLKKYGDTNVLIEGHTDTSGNDAINDPLSQRRAQAVANYAQSQGVDASRFQTKGYGSRQPIADNSTEAGRTANRRVEVAIYANEKLKKAAERGTI from the coding sequence ATGAAAACTTCCCGTTCGTACATCGCCTTTATACTAGCCCTGTTGCTGCTAGGGGGCAATTTCGCCCAAGCCCAAGACACGACCACCAAGAAGCCAATGAGCAAAACTGCTAAAGGCGGTCTGATTGGTGCTGGTGCTGGTGCCGTAGCTGGCGGCGTACTGGGCCGCGTGCTTGGTGGTAAAAACAGCACCGCTGGTGGTGCTATTATCGGTGCAGCCGTAGGTGGTGCCGGTGGTGCCCTCATTGGCCGCCGCATGGATAAGCAAGCTGCTGAACTGAAGCGCGAAATGGCCGGTGCCAAAGTAGAGCGCGTAGGCGAAGGCATCAAAATTACGTTCGACTCAGGTATCCTCTTCGCTAAGAACTCGTCTAACCTGACTTCTACTGCTCAAACCAACATTGCTGAGCTAGCTGCTACGCTGAAAAAGTACGGCGACACCAACGTACTAATCGAAGGCCACACCGACACGAGCGGCAACGACGCCATCAACGATCCTTTGTCGCAGCGCCGGGCCCAAGCAGTTGCTAACTATGCTCAGAGCCAAGGTGTAGACGCTTCGCGCTTCCAGACCAAGGGTTACGGTTCGCGTCAGCCTATCGCTGACAACTCGACTGAGGCTGGCCGCACGGCTAACCGTCGCGTAGAAGTAGCCATTTATGCCAACGAAAAGCTGAAGAAAGCTGCTGAGCGCGGCACCATCTAA
- a CDS encoding YMGG-like glycine zipper-containing protein, with the protein MKTFRVYFAVAAAMLFLGSNAALAQSDTQPIKKGWSRKGKGAAIGAGTGAAAGAIIAGKGDRGKGAVIGAGAGAVSGALIGKRRDKKKDPVRHREYTKKD; encoded by the coding sequence ATGAAAACTTTTCGCGTGTATTTTGCTGTGGCTGCGGCCATGCTGTTTTTAGGAAGTAATGCTGCTCTGGCCCAAAGCGACACTCAGCCCATAAAAAAAGGCTGGAGCCGTAAAGGCAAGGGTGCTGCCATTGGCGCCGGTACGGGGGCTGCGGCAGGTGCTATCATCGCCGGTAAAGGCGACCGAGGCAAGGGCGCCGTTATTGGTGCTGGCGCAGGTGCCGTAAGTGGCGCCTTAATTGGTAAGCGGCGCGACAAGAAGAAGGACCCCGTCCGGCACCGGGAGTACACGAAGAAAGACTAG
- a CDS encoding TonB-dependent receptor, protein MKKLLLFLVFVLAWAPAWAQNTTVTGRVLGGNGSAQPGVTVLQKGTNNGTSTDNDGRYSIQVPSDAVLTFSAIGSATQQINVSGRTSIDVRLQDATTDLNEVVVTGSRATEGRSNILTTAPVDVISAREIKAFAQTDISQVLTYAAPSFQSSRQAISDGTDHVDPASLRGLGPDQVLVLVNGKRRHNSALVNINGTVGRGSVGTDLNVIPLASIKRVEVLREGAAAQYGSDAIAGVINIQLKDDTTGVAASVTGGQHYESDGEVFQADANVGIGLGGRGFLDVSGQFLNRGYTNRTFEDTAPLMYLGAMAATTLVERRPIQSRSGVT, encoded by the coding sequence ATGAAAAAATTACTACTCTTTCTGGTGTTCGTGCTAGCATGGGCGCCAGCATGGGCTCAAAATACCACAGTGACGGGTCGCGTGCTCGGTGGAAACGGCTCAGCTCAGCCGGGCGTCACGGTGCTGCAAAAAGGCACTAATAATGGCACTAGTACTGACAATGATGGCCGCTATAGCATTCAAGTGCCTTCAGATGCCGTGTTAACTTTTTCGGCTATTGGCTCGGCTACACAGCAAATCAATGTGAGCGGCCGCACTAGTATTGATGTGCGCTTGCAAGACGCTACCACCGACCTCAATGAAGTGGTAGTAACTGGTTCGCGCGCTACGGAGGGCCGATCTAATATCCTGACAACGGCCCCCGTGGATGTGATTTCGGCCCGAGAGATTAAGGCTTTTGCCCAAACAGATATTTCCCAAGTTCTTACTTATGCGGCACCTTCGTTTCAGTCGTCGCGCCAAGCCATTTCCGACGGTACCGACCACGTGGATCCGGCCAGCTTGCGCGGCCTCGGCCCCGATCAGGTTCTGGTGTTGGTAAATGGTAAGCGTCGTCATAACTCAGCCCTGGTGAATATCAACGGTACCGTGGGTCGCGGCTCGGTTGGTACCGATTTAAATGTGATTCCTTTGGCTTCTATCAAGCGCGTGGAGGTGCTACGTGAGGGCGCAGCAGCCCAGTACGGATCCGACGCAATTGCTGGTGTTATCAACATTCAGCTGAAAGATGATACTACTGGTGTGGCAGCTAGTGTGACCGGCGGCCAGCACTATGAAAGCGACGGCGAAGTATTTCAGGCCGACGCCAACGTAGGTATTGGCTTGGGCGGCCGCGGCTTTTTGGATGTCAGCGGACAGTTTTTAAACCGAGGCTACACCAACCGCACCTTCGAAGATACTGCTCCACTTATGTACTTGGGGGCAATGGCGGCAACTACCCTGGTGGAACGGCGGCCGATACAGAGCAGGAGCGGCGTGACCTGA
- a CDS encoding endonuclease III domain-containing protein produces MPTTYESPAAEKTRENHAILNGFYPPLTLETPRRSPMRELISTLLSHRTTHHDEELAYDRMLKAFGDWEGVMAAPTPELAHAVRTTRWPDTQAPRIQEILRRIKAEHGEITLDFLADWPTEKGLAWLMDMPGIGLKTASLVLLFNFHKPVLPVDTHVHRIAQRVGMIPPKASADKAHQLLLAQLPADALVLLNFHKHNYWHGQKICLFLKPDCPKCPLKGFCNYYQEHYGPATPEAMAATPKRWEEAWGKLPH; encoded by the coding sequence ATGCCAACTACCTACGAGTCGCCAGCCGCTGAGAAAACGCGTGAGAACCATGCAATTCTAAATGGGTTTTATCCGCCGCTGACGTTGGAGACCCCGCGCCGCTCGCCCATGCGCGAGCTGATATCTACGCTGTTATCGCATCGGACTACCCACCACGATGAGGAGCTAGCCTACGATCGGATGCTGAAGGCATTCGGAGATTGGGAAGGCGTGATGGCCGCGCCCACGCCCGAGTTGGCACACGCCGTCCGTACCACGCGATGGCCCGATACCCAAGCCCCACGCATTCAAGAGATATTGCGCCGAATCAAGGCTGAACATGGCGAGATTACGCTGGACTTTCTGGCGGATTGGCCTACTGAAAAAGGGCTGGCTTGGCTGATGGATATGCCGGGTATTGGTCTGAAAACGGCTTCGCTGGTGCTGCTGTTTAACTTTCATAAGCCCGTGCTGCCCGTCGATACGCACGTGCACCGCATTGCTCAGCGCGTAGGCATGATTCCGCCGAAAGCCTCTGCCGACAAAGCGCACCAATTATTATTAGCCCAACTGCCTGCCGATGCGCTGGTGTTGCTCAACTTTCACAAGCACAATTACTGGCATGGCCAAAAGATCTGCCTGTTTCTGAAGCCCGATTGCCCAAAATGCCCCCTAAAAGGCTTTTGCAACTACTACCAGGAGCATTACGGCCCCGCTACGCCTGAGGCAATGGCTGCCACGCCCAAGCGCTGGGAAGAAGCCTGGGGCAAGCTGCCGCATTAG
- a CDS encoding TonB-dependent receptor plug domain-containing protein, with translation MRVGNSESRNYGGFVNAAYRLGGTVEAYVAGGVTHRTGKAAGFYRLPNQLTQSDLTIFPDGFLPFINTTINDQSAIVGLRATVGGFSADLSNTYGRNELQFDISNTVNASLPQGPGIRNPTEFYAGKLNFSQNTTNLGFSRKFNGIGPLATLNVAFGGEFRVDQFEISAGEPNSYINGGRLIGTTPTASGSQVFPGYQPDDEVDESRSNVAGYVDLESDITEDLLVRLAGRAENYSDFGSNVSGQVAARYSFLDGLALRGSFGNGFRAPSLQQRYFTNTSTQFVSGLPNQVLTVNNDDPIVRNSFEDPNQKGFGVEGLKQEKSVNYSLGVTARVARTITLTVDAYQIDIDDRIVLSSQFVRANPIVNTILGTQAVSRVQFFANAIDTRTRGIDIVANERLTLGEKSRLGITIAANFTETKVRSFNSSSSTINNDQTTGTTNLQNTLFDRQQRTRLESGQPQSKINLSANYGYGIFGIEARVVRFGEIKFADADPARAELVDQTFSAKWITDLTLTAQILPQVGISLGANNLFDVYPDKFRLHPRNNPNNFSVDPATSFNSGLDNTNRNRFVYNAGQFGFNGGYYFVRLNVTLPTK, from the coding sequence ATGCGCGTAGGCAACTCCGAGTCGCGCAACTATGGCGGCTTCGTAAACGCGGCCTATCGTCTTGGAGGAACCGTAGAAGCCTACGTGGCTGGCGGTGTTACGCACCGCACGGGTAAGGCAGCCGGTTTCTATCGTTTGCCCAATCAGCTTACCCAGAGTGACTTGACCATCTTCCCCGATGGCTTCCTGCCCTTCATCAACACTACTATCAACGACCAATCGGCTATTGTAGGGCTGCGGGCTACCGTGGGGGGCTTTTCTGCTGACTTAAGCAACACGTACGGCCGCAATGAGCTCCAATTCGATATCTCGAACACCGTAAACGCTTCGCTGCCCCAAGGCCCGGGCATCCGTAATCCAACGGAGTTTTATGCCGGTAAGCTTAACTTTAGCCAGAACACTACCAACTTAGGTTTCTCGCGCAAATTCAATGGAATAGGCCCGTTGGCGACGCTGAACGTGGCTTTTGGTGGTGAGTTTCGGGTTGATCAATTCGAAATCAGTGCGGGTGAGCCAAACTCCTATATTAACGGTGGCCGCCTGATTGGCACCACGCCTACAGCCTCAGGGTCGCAGGTATTCCCAGGATATCAGCCAGATGATGAAGTAGATGAGTCAAGAAGCAATGTGGCGGGCTACGTCGATTTAGAAAGCGACATTACCGAGGATCTGTTGGTACGTCTCGCTGGCCGAGCCGAAAACTACAGCGACTTTGGCTCCAACGTAAGTGGCCAGGTAGCCGCGCGCTACAGCTTCCTCGATGGTTTGGCGCTGCGCGGCTCGTTTGGCAATGGTTTCCGGGCACCTTCGCTCCAGCAGCGCTACTTCACGAATACCAGTACACAGTTTGTGAGTGGTCTGCCTAACCAAGTTCTGACCGTAAACAATGACGATCCTATCGTGCGCAACAGCTTCGAGGACCCTAACCAAAAAGGATTTGGGGTAGAGGGGTTGAAGCAGGAGAAATCGGTGAATTATAGCTTGGGCGTGACTGCGCGCGTGGCGCGAACCATTACCCTGACCGTAGACGCTTATCAGATTGACATTGACGACCGGATTGTGTTGTCGTCGCAGTTTGTACGCGCCAACCCTATTGTAAACACCATTTTGGGTACGCAGGCGGTAAGCCGAGTGCAGTTTTTTGCGAATGCCATTGATACGCGTACACGGGGCATCGACATCGTGGCCAACGAGCGCCTGACCTTGGGCGAGAAAAGCCGCTTGGGCATTACAATAGCAGCCAACTTCACGGAGACAAAAGTGCGCAGCTTCAACAGCTCGTCTTCTACCATCAACAACGACCAAACGACTGGCACGACCAACCTGCAAAACACGCTCTTCGATCGGCAGCAGCGGACTCGCCTCGAGTCGGGCCAACCTCAAAGCAAGATTAACCTATCCGCGAACTATGGCTATGGCATCTTCGGAATCGAGGCTCGGGTGGTGCGCTTTGGCGAGATAAAATTTGCCGACGCTGACCCTGCTCGCGCTGAACTCGTCGATCAGACCTTCTCGGCCAAGTGGATTACGGACCTGACGTTAACGGCCCAAATCCTTCCGCAAGTTGGTATCTCACTAGGCGCAAATAACTTGTTTGACGTGTACCCCGACAAGTTCCGCCTTCACCCGCGCAACAACCCCAACAACTTCTCAGTTGACCCAGCCACTAGCTTCAACTCCGGCCTTGACAATACGAACCGCAACCGCTTCGTGTACAACGCTGGCCAATTTGGCTTCAACGGTGGTTACTATTTTGTACGCCTCAACGTGACCCTACCTACTAAATAG
- a CDS encoding OmpA/MotB family protein, which produces MKKTSTLFLGTLCLTAATLLPGCVASKKYDDLRARQTATEQAKADLERQQRQAVAELKKASDELAQLRLDNKRLVADSTQTGNVLRKTQNLYGELNSSFEKLLKNTDRALADKSADYSKVAQDLARREAELGKSQTEIDKLTADLKTREARLAELQQALAEKDKAVNDLRAKVSKALLSFNDSDLQVQLKDGKVYVSLSEQLLFKSGSTKVDPKGQDALKKLAAVLQEQRDVNVVVEGHTDDVPISKGTAGMQDNWDLSVLRATEIARLLTTNGVTPERVTASGRSKYVPVDVAKTPVARQKNRRTEIILTPKLDELFQILDSNTSAPPPTK; this is translated from the coding sequence GTGAAAAAAACTTCTACGCTCTTTCTCGGGACGCTGTGCCTGACGGCCGCCACGTTGCTACCCGGCTGCGTGGCCTCCAAAAAATACGATGACCTGCGCGCCCGCCAAACGGCCACCGAGCAAGCCAAAGCCGACTTGGAGCGCCAGCAGCGCCAAGCCGTAGCCGAATTGAAAAAAGCCAGCGACGAACTTGCCCAGCTTCGCCTCGATAATAAACGCCTGGTAGCCGACTCTACTCAGACCGGCAACGTGCTGCGCAAAACCCAAAACTTGTACGGCGAGCTAAACAGCAGCTTTGAAAAGCTACTCAAAAACACCGACCGCGCCCTAGCCGACAAATCAGCGGACTACAGCAAAGTAGCTCAGGACCTCGCCCGCCGCGAGGCGGAACTAGGCAAAAGCCAGACAGAAATCGATAAGCTAACCGCCGATCTGAAAACCCGCGAAGCCCGCCTAGCCGAACTTCAGCAAGCCTTGGCTGAGAAGGATAAAGCTGTAAACGACCTGCGCGCCAAGGTGAGCAAAGCCTTACTTAGCTTCAACGACAGCGACTTACAAGTGCAGCTGAAGGATGGCAAAGTGTACGTGTCGCTATCGGAGCAGCTATTATTTAAATCAGGCTCTACCAAAGTTGACCCTAAAGGCCAGGATGCGCTCAAGAAACTAGCAGCCGTGCTCCAAGAGCAGCGCGACGTGAACGTAGTAGTGGAAGGGCACACCGACGATGTACCGATCAGCAAAGGTACCGCCGGTATGCAGGACAACTGGGACCTGAGCGTGCTGCGCGCCACTGAAATTGCCCGCCTGCTGACTACCAACGGCGTTACGCCGGAGCGCGTAACCGCCTCGGGCCGTTCGAAGTATGTGCCCGTGGATGTCGCCAAGACGCCCGTGGCCCGCCAAAAGAACCGCCGCACGGAGATTATCCTGACACCCAAACTGGATGAGCTGTTCCAGATCCTGGATTCTAATACCAGCGCCCCTCCGCCAACTAAGTAG